In a single window of the Streptomyces sp. CGMCC 4.7035 genome:
- a CDS encoding protein kinase domain-containing protein, whose translation MSQDGAQGRYGAQGRYAGRSIADGRYQLRDLLGQGGMASVHLAYDTVLDRQVAIKTLHTELGREQAFRERFRREAQAVAKLTHTNIVSVFDTGEDTVFDSGSAAGGETTTPYIVMEYVEGRPLGSVLDSDIQQYGAMPADRALKVTADVLAALEISHEIGLVHRDIKPGNVMVTKRNVVKVMDFGIARAMQSGVTSMTQTGMVVGTPQYLSPEQALGRGVDARSDLYSVGTMLFQLVTGRLPFDADSPLAILYAHVQEEPVAPSSINRSLPPGVDALIARALKKNPNERFPSAEAMRDECLRVAASLTAAAPSIVPGARMSSSAGVSSAIFPPVGQSTPAPAGPVQPPYQPGPYGGSIPAPPPTPPPAPAPAYGYPQQGGYQAPPQATGYTPQQSAPPRATGYAPQQPAPTPPPYNLAPRPPAPAMGGSGTRKSNRGLIIISVVVALVALGSLVTALKLLGQADDVSTDYKGPDRTKTIETTKCTEPFESYDDPKKIRVPNFIYKDIDSVKSCFRAAGWKMKINAMDENTFGEGIVVGQSPGVGTDVNPKKMPTIELSVSTGNPP comes from the coding sequence ATGAGCCAGGACGGCGCGCAGGGCCGGTATGGCGCGCAGGGCCGGTATGCGGGGCGATCGATCGCCGACGGCCGTTACCAGCTGCGCGACTTGCTCGGCCAGGGCGGCATGGCCTCGGTCCATCTCGCGTACGACACGGTGCTCGACCGCCAGGTCGCGATCAAGACGCTTCACACAGAGCTGGGTCGCGAACAGGCCTTCCGTGAGCGGTTCCGGCGCGAGGCGCAGGCCGTGGCCAAGCTCACGCACACGAACATCGTCTCGGTCTTCGACACCGGCGAGGACACGGTGTTCGACAGCGGCTCCGCCGCGGGCGGCGAGACGACGACCCCGTACATCGTCATGGAGTACGTCGAGGGCCGGCCGCTCGGCTCGGTCCTCGACTCGGACATCCAGCAGTACGGTGCGATGCCGGCCGACAGGGCGCTGAAGGTCACCGCGGACGTGCTGGCGGCCCTGGAGATCAGCCACGAGATAGGCCTGGTCCACCGGGACATCAAGCCGGGCAACGTGATGGTGACGAAGCGGAACGTCGTCAAGGTGATGGACTTCGGCATCGCCCGCGCCATGCAGTCCGGCGTCACCTCCATGACGCAGACGGGCATGGTGGTCGGCACACCGCAGTACCTCTCCCCGGAACAGGCCCTCGGCAGAGGCGTGGACGCACGAAGCGACCTCTACTCGGTCGGCACCATGCTGTTCCAACTGGTCACCGGGCGGCTGCCGTTCGACGCGGACTCGCCGCTTGCGATCCTGTACGCACACGTGCAGGAGGAGCCGGTGGCTCCGTCGTCGATCAACCGCTCGCTGCCGCCCGGTGTGGACGCGCTGATCGCCCGCGCGCTGAAGAAGAACCCGAACGAACGCTTCCCGAGCGCCGAGGCGATGCGCGACGAGTGCCTGCGCGTGGCCGCCTCCCTCACGGCCGCCGCGCCGAGCATCGTGCCGGGCGCCCGGATGTCCAGCAGCGCCGGTGTGAGCTCCGCGATCTTCCCGCCGGTCGGACAGTCGACACCGGCCCCGGCAGGCCCGGTGCAGCCGCCGTACCAGCCCGGGCCGTACGGCGGCTCGATCCCCGCCCCGCCGCCGACGCCGCCGCCGGCGCCGGCGCCCGCGTACGGCTACCCGCAGCAGGGCGGCTACCAGGCGCCGCCACAGGCCACCGGGTACACGCCTCAGCAGTCCGCGCCACCGCGGGCCACCGGGTACGCGCCCCAGCAGCCCGCGCCGACCCCGCCGCCGTACAACCTCGCCCCGCGGCCCCCCGCGCCCGCCATGGGCGGCTCGGGCACGCGGAAGAGCAACCGGGGCTTGATCATCATCTCGGTCGTGGTCGCCCTGGTCGCGCTGGGCAGCCTGGTCACGGCGCTGAAACTGCTGGGTCAAGCCGACGACGTCTCCACCGACTACAAGGGCCCGGACAGGACGAAGACGATCGAGACCACGAAGTGCACGGAGCCGTTCGAGTCGTACGACGACCCGAAGAAGATCCGAGTTCCGAACTTCATCTACAAGGACATCGACTCCGTCAAGTCGTGCTTCAGGGCGGCGGGTTGGAAGATGAAGATCAACGCCATGGATGAGAACACGTTCGGCGAGGGCATCGTCGTGGGCCAGTCCCCGGGCGTCGGCACGGACGTCAACCCGAAGAAAATGCCGACGATCGAGCTCAGCGTGTCGACGGGCAACCCGCCGTGA
- a CDS encoding protein kinase domain-containing protein, giving the protein MAQTQRAQGPSDPEASGGGMSDAPETWGNGGLVGDGRYRLTRRLGRGGMAEVFAAEDVRLGRTVAVKLLRSDLAEDPVSKARFTREAQSVAGLNHHAIVAVYDSGEDQVGGQSVPYIVMEIVEGRTIRDLLLNAEAPGPEQALIIVSGVLEALAYSHQHGIVHRDIKPANVIITNNGAVKVMDFGIARALHGASTTMTQTGMVMGTPQYLSPEQALGKAVDHRSDLYATGCLLYELLALRPPFVGETPLSVVYQHVQDIPVPPSQISDGASPPELDGLAMRALAKDPDDRFQTAEEMRGLVQYALQMLYDQGSHTGTWNTGPVEMHDGRHTPAAGFAGTTMLPHPGEAGTTQIPQPILPAGYGGGDDGGFEGHGNKGSGRGKLWVLAVLAVIAIAAGVALALQNTGGNGGDTSTSPSPTVTKSSKDNQVSETPSDEETQTSTDESSDTGTGSDYSTPSYTPSRSYTERPSTPPATTPEPSDDTTQSPPPDDSTATPSSGVTTPPPSDGGGGTGGETPPAP; this is encoded by the coding sequence ATGGCACAGACGCAGCGCGCCCAGGGCCCGTCCGACCCCGAGGCGAGTGGCGGCGGGATGTCAGACGCGCCGGAGACCTGGGGCAACGGCGGGCTTGTCGGGGACGGCCGGTACCGGCTGACCCGCAGACTCGGCCGGGGCGGCATGGCCGAGGTGTTCGCCGCCGAGGACGTGCGCCTCGGCCGGACCGTCGCGGTCAAGCTGCTCCGCTCCGACCTCGCCGAGGACCCGGTCTCCAAGGCCCGCTTCACGCGCGAGGCCCAGTCGGTGGCCGGGCTCAACCACCACGCGATCGTCGCCGTGTACGACTCCGGCGAGGACCAGGTGGGCGGCCAGTCGGTGCCGTACATCGTGATGGAGATCGTCGAAGGCCGCACGATCCGCGACCTGCTGCTCAACGCCGAGGCACCCGGCCCCGAGCAGGCCCTGATCATCGTCTCGGGCGTCCTGGAGGCGCTCGCCTACTCGCACCAGCACGGCATCGTGCACCGCGACATCAAGCCGGCGAACGTCATCATCACCAACAACGGCGCCGTGAAGGTGATGGACTTCGGCATCGCCCGCGCCCTGCACGGGGCGTCCACGACGATGACGCAGACTGGCATGGTCATGGGCACGCCGCAGTACCTCTCCCCGGAACAGGCGCTCGGCAAGGCGGTCGACCACCGCTCCGACCTGTACGCGACCGGCTGCCTGCTCTACGAACTGCTCGCGCTGCGGCCCCCGTTCGTCGGCGAGACGCCGCTGTCCGTGGTGTACCAGCACGTTCAGGATATTCCGGTGCCGCCGTCCCAGATTTCGGACGGGGCGTCACCGCCGGAGTTGGACGGCCTGGCGATGCGCGCGCTCGCGAAGGATCCGGACGACCGGTTCCAGACCGCCGAGGAGATGCGCGGTCTTGTCCAGTACGCGCTGCAGATGCTGTACGACCAGGGGAGCCACACCGGCACCTGGAACACCGGTCCGGTGGAGATGCACGACGGCCGGCACACCCCGGCGGCGGGCTTCGCCGGCACGACGATGCTGCCGCACCCGGGCGAGGCCGGCACCACGCAGATTCCGCAGCCGATCCTGCCCGCGGGGTACGGCGGCGGGGACGACGGCGGCTTCGAGGGACACGGAAACAAGGGCAGTGGCCGCGGCAAGCTGTGGGTCCTCGCGGTCCTCGCGGTCATCGCCATTGCCGCGGGTGTCGCGCTGGCGTTGCAGAACACCGGCGGCAACGGCGGCGACACCAGTACGTCGCCGTCGCCGACCGTTACCAAGTCCAGCAAGGACAATCAGGTCAGCGAGACGCCGTCGGACGAGGAAACCCAGACGTCCACGGACGAGAGCTCGGACACGGGCACCGGCTCGGACTACAGCACGCCCTCGTACACGCCGTCGCGAAGCTACACCGAGCGGCCGTCGACCCCGCCGGCGACGACACCGGAGCCCTCCGACGACACGACTCAGTCGCCGCCCCCGGACGACTCGACGGCGACGCCCTCGAGCGGCGTGACCACGCCCCCACCGTCGGACGGGGGAGGGGGCACCGGAGGCGAGACGCCGCCGGCGCCCTGA
- the pdhA gene encoding pyruvate dehydrogenase (acetyl-transferring) E1 component subunit alpha, with protein sequence MTVESTAARKPRRSAGNKAGTTGTKRTTPRKGTDPDLVQLLTPEGKRVKNAEYDSYVDGITAEELRGLYRDMVLTRRFDAEATSLQRQGELGLWASLLGQEAAQIGSGRATREDDYVFPTYREHGVAWCRGVDPTNLLGMFRGVNNGGWDPNSNNFHLYTIVIGSQTLHATGYAMGVAKDGADSAVIAYFGDGASSQGDVAESFTFAAVYNAPVVFFCQNNQWAISEPTEKQTRVPLFQRAQGFGFPGVRVDGNDVLACLAVTKWALERARNGEGPTLVEAFTYRMGAHTTSDDPTRYRHDDERAAWEVKDPIARLRAYLEASNHADEGFFAELEAESEALGRRVREAVRAMPDPDHFAIFENVYADGHVLVDEERAQFAAYQASFADAEGGR encoded by the coding sequence GTGACCGTGGAGAGCACTGCCGCGCGCAAGCCGCGACGCAGCGCCGGAAACAAGGCCGGCACCACCGGCACCAAGCGCACCACGCCCAGGAAGGGCACCGATCCCGACCTCGTTCAGCTGCTGACGCCCGAGGGCAAGCGGGTCAAGAACGCCGAGTACGACTCGTACGTCGACGGCATCACCGCCGAAGAGCTGCGTGGTCTGTACCGGGACATGGTGCTGACCCGCCGCTTCGATGCCGAGGCCACGTCTCTGCAGCGCCAGGGCGAGCTGGGCCTGTGGGCCTCGCTGCTCGGCCAGGAGGCCGCCCAGATCGGTTCGGGGCGGGCCACCCGGGAGGACGACTACGTCTTCCCGACCTATCGCGAGCACGGCGTCGCCTGGTGCCGCGGGGTCGACCCGACCAACCTGCTCGGCATGTTCCGCGGCGTGAACAACGGCGGCTGGGACCCGAACAGCAACAACTTCCACCTCTACACGATCGTCATCGGCTCCCAGACGCTGCACGCCACCGGCTACGCCATGGGCGTCGCCAAGGACGGCGCCGACTCGGCCGTGATCGCGTACTTCGGCGACGGCGCCTCCAGCCAGGGCGACGTCGCGGAGTCGTTCACCTTCGCCGCGGTCTACAACGCCCCGGTCGTGTTCTTCTGCCAGAACAACCAGTGGGCGATCTCCGAGCCCACCGAGAAGCAGACCCGTGTGCCGCTCTTCCAGCGCGCGCAGGGCTTCGGCTTCCCGGGCGTGCGCGTCGACGGCAACGACGTCCTGGCCTGCCTCGCCGTCACCAAGTGGGCGCTGGAGCGGGCGCGCAACGGCGAGGGCCCGACCCTGGTCGAGGCGTTCACCTACCGCATGGGCGCCCACACCACCTCCGACGACCCGACCCGCTACCGCCACGACGACGAGCGGGCCGCCTGGGAGGTGAAGGACCCGATCGCCCGGCTGCGCGCGTATCTCGAGGCCTCAAACCACGCGGACGAGGGATTCTTCGCGGAACTCGAGGCGGAGAGCGAAGCGTTGGGAAGGCGAGTACGCGAAGCGGTCCGTGCCATGCCGGACCCGGACCATTTCGCGATCTTCGAGAACGTGTACGCGGACGGGCACGTGCTCGTCGACGAGGAGCGGGCCCAGTTCGCCGCCTACCAGGCGTCGTTCGCGGACGCTGAAGGGGGAAGGTGA
- a CDS encoding alpha-ketoacid dehydrogenase subunit beta, with translation MAEKMALAKAINESLRKALESDPKVLVMGEDVGKLGGVFRVTDGLQKDFGEERVIDTPLAESGIVGTAIGLALRGYRPVVEIQFDGFVFPAYDQIVTQLAKMHARSLGKVKLPVVVRIPYGGGIGAVEHHSESPEALFAHVAGLKVISPSNASDAYWMMQQAIQSDDPVIFFEPKRRYWDKAEVNPEAIPGPLHKARVVREGTDLTLAAYGPMVKVCQEVAAAAEEEGKSLEVLDLRSVSPLDFDSIQASVEKTRRLVVVHEAPVFFGSGGEIAARITERCFYHLEAPVLRVGGYHAPYPPARLEEEYLPGLDRVLDAVDRALAY, from the coding sequence ATGGCCGAGAAGATGGCACTCGCCAAGGCGATCAACGAGTCGCTGCGCAAGGCCCTGGAGTCGGACCCCAAGGTCCTGGTCATGGGCGAGGACGTCGGCAAGCTCGGCGGCGTCTTCCGTGTCACCGACGGTCTGCAGAAGGACTTCGGCGAGGAGCGGGTGATCGACACCCCGCTCGCCGAGTCGGGCATCGTCGGCACGGCGATCGGTCTCGCCCTGCGTGGATACCGGCCGGTGGTGGAGATCCAGTTCGACGGGTTCGTGTTCCCGGCCTACGACCAGATCGTCACGCAGCTGGCGAAGATGCACGCCCGCTCGCTCGGCAAGGTCAAGCTTCCGGTTGTCGTCCGTATCCCGTACGGCGGCGGCATCGGCGCGGTCGAGCACCACAGCGAGTCCCCCGAGGCGCTGTTCGCGCACGTGGCGGGCCTGAAGGTCATCTCTCCGTCGAACGCGTCGGACGCGTACTGGATGATGCAGCAGGCCATCCAGAGCGACGACCCGGTGATCTTCTTCGAGCCGAAGCGGCGCTACTGGGACAAGGCCGAGGTCAACCCCGAGGCGATCCCCGGGCCCCTGCACAAGGCGCGCGTGGTGCGCGAGGGCACGGATCTGACGCTCGCCGCGTACGGGCCGATGGTGAAGGTGTGCCAGGAGGTCGCGGCCGCCGCCGAGGAGGAGGGCAAGTCCCTCGAGGTGCTGGACCTGCGCTCGGTCTCCCCGCTCGACTTCGACTCCATCCAGGCGTCGGTGGAGAAGACCCGACGCCTGGTCGTGGTGCACGAGGCGCCGGTGTTCTTCGGTTCGGGCGGGGAGATCGCCGCCCGGATCACGGAGCGGTGCTTCTACCACCTGGAGGCTCCGGTGCTGCGGGTCGGCGGCTATCACGCGCCGTATCCGCCGGCGCGACTGGAGGAGGAGTACCTGCCGGGCCTGGACCGGGTACTCGACGCCGTCGACCGCGCGCTGGCGTACTGA
- a CDS encoding dihydrolipoamide acetyltransferase family protein: protein MTTMTDASVREFKMPDVGEGLTEAEILKWYVQPGDTVSDGQVVCEVETAKAAVELPIPYDGVVRALHFPEGTTVDVGTSIIAVDVTGGAPAAQVPAPAEETSEPRPASAEPAAAEPAAEEPKPEGRKPVLVGYGVAESSTRRRPRKGVPAATGEAVYAAAALQGELNGHGKQTRPLAKPPVRKLAKDLGVDLATVTPSGPDGIITREDVHAAVTSAPAPEAPAAPVAPAAVEAPAPVVTYDSGRETRIPVKGVRKATAQAMVGSAFTAPHVTEFVTVDVTRTMKLVEELKQDKDLHGLRVNPLLLIAKALLVAIKRNPEVNASWDEANQEIVRKHYVNLGIAAATPRGLIVPNIKDAHDKTLPQLAEALGELVATAREGKTSPGAMQGGTITITNVGVFGVDTGTPILNPGESAILAIGAIKLQPWVHKGKVKPRQVTTLALSFDHRLVDGELGSKVLADVAAILEQPKRLITWA, encoded by the coding sequence GTGACGACGATGACTGACGCGTCCGTACGTGAGTTCAAGATGCCCGACGTGGGCGAGGGACTCACCGAGGCCGAGATCCTCAAGTGGTATGTGCAGCCGGGTGACACGGTCTCCGACGGACAGGTCGTCTGCGAGGTGGAGACGGCGAAGGCGGCCGTCGAGCTGCCCATTCCGTACGACGGAGTGGTCCGCGCACTCCACTTCCCCGAGGGCACCACGGTGGACGTCGGCACTTCGATCATCGCGGTCGATGTGACCGGTGGCGCCCCCGCCGCTCAGGTGCCCGCGCCGGCCGAGGAGACCTCGGAGCCAAGGCCCGCGTCCGCCGAGCCGGCGGCCGCCGAGCCGGCGGCCGAGGAGCCCAAGCCGGAGGGCCGCAAGCCGGTCCTCGTCGGCTACGGGGTGGCCGAGTCCTCCACCAGGCGCCGCCCCCGCAAGGGAGTTCCGGCGGCCACCGGGGAGGCCGTCTACGCGGCCGCGGCACTCCAGGGCGAGCTGAACGGGCACGGCAAGCAGACGCGTCCGCTCGCGAAGCCGCCGGTGCGCAAGCTCGCCAAGGACCTGGGCGTCGACCTGGCGACGGTGACTCCGTCTGGTCCGGACGGGATCATCACCCGCGAGGACGTCCACGCGGCGGTGACGTCCGCACCCGCGCCCGAGGCGCCCGCGGCACCCGTGGCCCCGGCCGCCGTCGAGGCGCCTGCGCCGGTGGTGACGTACGACAGCGGACGGGAGACCCGTATCCCCGTCAAGGGCGTCCGCAAGGCCACCGCCCAGGCGATGGTCGGCTCGGCGTTCACCGCGCCGCACGTCACGGAGTTCGTGACGGTCGATGTGACGCGCACGATGAAGCTGGTCGAGGAGCTCAAGCAGGACAAGGACCTGCACGGCCTGCGCGTGAACCCGCTTCTCCTCATCGCCAAGGCCCTGCTGGTGGCGATCAAGCGGAACCCGGAAGTCAACGCGTCCTGGGACGAGGCGAACCAGGAGATCGTCCGCAAGCACTATGTGAACCTGGGCATCGCGGCGGCCACCCCGCGCGGTCTGATCGTGCCGAACATCAAGGACGCGCACGACAAGACGCTCCCGCAGCTCGCCGAGGCGCTGGGCGAGTTGGTGGCCACGGCCCGCGAGGGCAAGACGTCCCCGGGGGCGATGCAGGGCGGCACGATCACGATCACGAACGTGGGCGTGTTCGGCGTCGACACGGGCACGCCGATCCTCAACCCGGGCGAGTCGGCGATCCTCGCGATCGGCGCCATCAAGCTCCAGCCGTGGGTCCACAAGGGCAAGGTCAAGCCCCGCCAGGTCACCACCCTGGCGCTCAGCTTCGACCACCGCCTGGTCGACGGCGAACTGGGCTCGAAGGTCCTCGCCGACGTGGCGGCCATCCTGGAGCAGCCGAAACGGCTGATCACCTGGGCGTAG
- a CDS encoding D-alanyl-D-alanine carboxypeptidase family protein translates to MITGIKGARVRRAVAAVVTTGAVLTTGALTAAPAQAVTKPTITAKGGFVMNNGTGRTLFTKAADTRLSTGSTTKIMTAKVVLSQSNLNLDAKVTIQKAYSDYVVANNASQAHLIVGDKVTVRQLLYGLMLPSGCDAAYALADKFGSGTTRAARVKSFIGKMNKAATSLGLTNTHFDSFDGIGNGSNYSTPRDLTKIASSAMKNSTFRTVVKTKSTTQKATTKSGGYRYYNWTNTNPLLGTYSGAIGVKTGSGPEAKYCLVFAATRNGKTVIGTVLASTSIDNRLADAKKLLNYGFAV, encoded by the coding sequence TTGATTACCGGCATTAAGGGCGCACGAGTTCGCAGGGCCGTCGCGGCAGTGGTCACCACCGGCGCCGTGCTCACCACCGGCGCGCTCACCGCGGCGCCCGCGCAGGCCGTGACGAAGCCCACGATCACCGCCAAGGGCGGCTTCGTGATGAACAACGGCACCGGCAGGACCCTGTTCACCAAGGCCGCGGACACGCGCCTTTCCACCGGCTCCACCACCAAGATCATGACGGCCAAGGTGGTGCTGTCTCAGTCGAACCTGAACCTGGACGCGAAGGTCACGATCCAGAAGGCCTACAGCGACTACGTCGTCGCGAACAACGCTTCCCAGGCTCACCTGATCGTCGGCGACAAGGTCACCGTCCGTCAGCTGCTGTACGGGCTGATGCTGCCCTCCGGCTGCGACGCCGCCTACGCGCTCGCGGACAAGTTCGGCTCCGGCACGACGCGTGCCGCGCGCGTGAAGTCCTTCATCGGCAAGATGAACAAGGCGGCCACGAGCCTCGGTCTGACGAACACGCACTTCGACTCGTTCGACGGCATCGGCAACGGCAGCAACTACTCGACGCCGCGCGACCTGACGAAAATCGCGAGCAGCGCCATGAAGAACTCCACCTTCCGCACGGTCGTGAAGACGAAGTCCACGACGCAGAAGGCGACCACCAAGAGCGGTGGCTACCGCTACTACAACTGGACCAACACCAACCCGCTACTCGGCACCTACAGCGGCGCGATCGGTGTGAAGACGGGCTCCGGCCCGGAGGCCAAGTACTGCCTGGTCTTCGCCGCGACCCGCAACGGCAAGACGGTCATCGGTACGGTCCTGGCGTCCACGTCGATCGACAACCGCCTGGCGGACGCGAAGAAGCTGCTGAACTACGGCTTCGCCGTCTGA
- a CDS encoding GntR family transcriptional regulator, translated as MPSAPSAAPAPEKPSIKQPPAADRVYRHVKQGVLERRYEGGTLLTEGELAEEVGVSRTPVREALLRLEVEGLIRLYPKKGALVLPVSAQEIADVVETRQLVEEHAARKAVPAPPGLIARLEELLARQKEQAAAGDLTGAALTDRTFHAEIVRSGGNEILSRLYDQLRDRQLRMGVAVMHSHPDRIAKTLTEHEEILEALRAGDTEAAVTIVHRHVSWFSNLARGEVR; from the coding sequence ATGCCTTCAGCTCCGTCCGCCGCCCCTGCTCCCGAGAAGCCGTCCATCAAACAACCGCCCGCCGCGGACCGCGTGTACAGGCACGTCAAGCAGGGCGTCCTGGAGCGCCGCTACGAGGGCGGAACGCTGCTGACCGAGGGCGAGCTGGCCGAAGAGGTCGGCGTCTCACGGACGCCCGTGCGCGAGGCGCTGCTCCGGCTGGAGGTCGAAGGGCTGATCAGGCTCTACCCGAAGAAGGGGGCGCTCGTCCTGCCCGTCTCCGCCCAGGAGATCGCGGACGTGGTCGAGACGCGTCAGCTCGTCGAGGAACACGCGGCCCGCAAGGCCGTGCCCGCGCCGCCCGGTCTGATCGCCCGCCTCGAAGAACTGCTGGCGCGTCAGAAGGAACAGGCCGCCGCCGGCGATCTGACCGGTGCCGCGCTCACCGACCGCACGTTCCACGCCGAGATCGTGCGCAGCGGCGGCAACGAGATCCTCTCCCGGCTGTACGACCAACTCCGCGACCGCCAGCTGCGGATGGGGGTCGCGGTCATGCACTCTCACCCCGACCGGATCGCCAAGACGCTCACCGAGCACGAGGAGATCCTTGAGGCGCTGCGGGCCGGCGACACCGAGGCGGCCGTCACCATCGTCCACCGGCACGTCAGCTGGTTCTCCAACCTGGCCCGGGGTGAGGTGCGATGA
- a CDS encoding MFS transporter, with protein MSARSERSRSVSLPGDPPGGRRAIAVWAIGVSVYFVAVIFRTSLGVAGLDAADRFHVGASALSTFSILQLLVYAGMQIPVGLLVDRLGTKKVLTMGVVLFTAGQLGFALSPSYGTALASRALLGCGDAMTFISVLRLGTRWFPARRGPLVAQLAGLVGMAGNLVSTLVLARLLHGVGWTAAFGGSALAGVVVLVLLLLFLKDHPEGYEPEPFPHLGSAYVRRQIAASWREPGTRLGMWVHFTTQFPAMVFLLLWGLPFLVQAQGLSRATAGELLTLVVLSNMLIGLVYGQIVARHHAARLPLALGTVGATAVLWAATLVHPGAHAPMWLLVGLCTVLGACGPASMIGFDFARPANPPQRQGTASGITNMGGFIASMTTLLAIGVLLDATGDNYAVAFSVVFVLQALGLSQILRLRKQAARRERERLVASRVETVHVPA; from the coding sequence ATGAGTGCGCGCTCCGAAAGGTCCCGCTCCGTGTCCCTGCCCGGCGACCCGCCGGGCGGCCGACGTGCCATCGCCGTGTGGGCCATCGGCGTCTCGGTCTACTTCGTCGCCGTCATCTTCCGCACGTCGCTGGGCGTGGCCGGTCTCGACGCCGCGGACCGCTTCCACGTGGGCGCGTCCGCCCTGTCCACCTTCTCGATCCTCCAGCTCCTCGTGTACGCGGGCATGCAGATACCTGTCGGCCTGCTGGTGGACCGCCTCGGCACCAAGAAGGTGCTGACGATGGGGGTCGTCCTGTTCACGGCCGGTCAGCTCGGCTTCGCCCTCTCCCCCTCGTACGGTACGGCGCTCGCCTCGCGCGCGCTGCTCGGCTGCGGTGACGCGATGACGTTCATCAGCGTGCTGCGGCTCGGCACCCGCTGGTTCCCGGCCCGTCGCGGTCCGCTGGTCGCGCAGCTCGCCGGTCTGGTCGGCATGGCGGGCAACCTGGTCTCCACGCTCGTCCTGGCCCGGCTGCTGCACGGTGTGGGCTGGACGGCCGCGTTCGGCGGCAGCGCGCTCGCCGGAGTCGTCGTGCTTGTTCTGCTCCTCCTTTTCCTCAAGGACCACCCCGAGGGGTACGAGCCGGAGCCGTTCCCGCACCTCGGTTCGGCGTACGTGCGGCGGCAGATCGCGGCGTCCTGGAGGGAACCGGGCACCCGCCTCGGCATGTGGGTGCACTTCACGACGCAGTTCCCGGCGATGGTGTTCCTGCTGCTGTGGGGCCTGCCGTTCCTGGTCCAGGCGCAGGGGCTGTCACGGGCGACGGCCGGTGAACTCCTCACGCTCGTCGTGCTGTCGAACATGCTCATCGGCCTGGTGTACGGGCAGATCGTCGCCCGGCACCACGCGGCGCGGCTGCCGTTGGCGCTCGGGACGGTCGGGGCGACGGCGGTGCTGTGGGCGGCCACGCTCGTCCACCCCGGGGCGCACGCGCCGATGTGGCTGCTGGTCGGGCTGTGCACCGTGCTCGGCGCCTGTGGTCCGGCGTCGATGATCGGCTTCGACTTCGCGCGCCCGGCGAACCCGCCGCAGCGTCAGGGTACGGCCTCCGGTATCACCAACATGGGCGGTTTCATCGCCTCCATGACGACGCTGCTGGCGATCGGTGTGCTGCTGGACGCCACGGGTGACAACTACGCCGTGGCGTTCTCGGTGGTGTTCGTGCTCCAGGCGCTTGGGCTGAGTCAGATCCTGCGGTTGCGGAAGCAGGCGGCGCGTCGGGAGCGGGAGCGGTTGGTGGCGAGCCGGGTGGAGACGGTGCATGTGCCTGCGTAG
- a CDS encoding carbon-nitrogen family hydrolase: MRASLIQMRVDEDESVDSRRQRAASLVREQAGVDLVVLPELWTTGAFAYEAFGTEAEPLEGPTYEAMAKAASDAGVWLHAGSIPERTPSDSGSAAGEGPLYNTSLIFSPSGELAAAYRKIHRFGFDKGEAVLMGAGTELVTVRLPETTIGVATCYDLRFPELFRSLVDAGAETLVIPAGWPERRRSHWTLLAQARAVENQAYVLACGTAGTHAGVPQAGHSIVVDPWGEVLAEAGADEEILTVEFDPGKVTTTREQFPALKDRVLGLERPRRRP, from the coding sequence GTGCGCGCCTCCCTCATCCAGATGCGGGTAGACGAGGACGAATCGGTCGATTCGCGTCGGCAGCGAGCCGCCTCGCTCGTACGAGAACAAGCCGGAGTCGATCTCGTGGTGCTGCCCGAGCTGTGGACGACCGGGGCGTTCGCCTACGAGGCGTTCGGAACCGAGGCCGAGCCGCTCGAAGGGCCGACGTACGAGGCGATGGCGAAGGCGGCGAGCGATGCGGGCGTGTGGCTGCACGCCGGCTCGATCCCCGAACGCACCCCGTCCGACAGCGGCTCCGCCGCGGGTGAAGGCCCCCTCTACAACACGTCTCTCATCTTCTCCCCCTCCGGTGAACTGGCCGCTGCCTACCGCAAGATCCACCGCTTCGGCTTCGACAAGGGCGAGGCCGTGCTGATGGGTGCGGGAACCGAGCTGGTGACGGTACGTCTGCCGGAGACGACCATCGGCGTGGCCACCTGCTACGACCTCCGCTTCCCCGAGCTGTTCCGCTCGCTCGTGGACGCGGGGGCCGAAACGCTCGTGATCCCGGCGGGCTGGCCGGAGCGCCGCCGGTCCCACTGGACGCTGCTGGCCCAGGCGCGGGCGGTCGAGAACCAGGCGTACGTCCTTGCCTGTGGAACGGCCGGGACGCACGCGGGAGTTCCGCAGGCGGGTCACTCGATCGTGGTGGATCCGTGGGGCGAGGTCCTCGCGGAGGCGGGAGCCGACGAGGAAATCCTCACGGTGGAGTTCGACCCGGGGAAGGTCACGACGACGAGGGAACAGTTCCCGGCGCTGAAGGACCGGGTACTGGGCCTGGAGCGCCCGCGCCGCCGTCCGTAG